Genomic DNA from Pseudomonas sp. CCC3.1:
CAGCGCCGCGACCGGCAGCATCTCATAGAGGCGGCGCGGGGCTGTCAGCACAACAAAACTGAGCACATCCATCATCGTGTAGCTGCTGGAGATGCTCTTCATCTCATCAATGAAGGCGAACAGCGTCGCCAGCCCTAGAATGATCCCGGATACGGCCAGGATCGCTAAAAGCACACTTTTGCCAATATAGCGATCGAGCTTAACCATGAGCCAGCTCCTTCACGCTGCGGCGACTCGCCAATTTCAAGCGCAACGGCTCCCAGTAAAACAACAGCAGACCAATGATCAAGAACAGACCATGCACCCACCACAGACCCAGCGTCGGTGAAATATTGCCTTTTTCAAGGGCGCCACGTACCAGGATCAAGGCGGTCACATAGCCCAAATAAAGAAGGATGGCGGGCAACAGCTTGAGGAAGCGCCCTTGACGCGGGTTGACGCGAGACAGCGGGACGGCAATCAGCGTCACGATAAAGACCAGCAGCGGCATGGAAATACGCCACTGCAACTCAGCAATCGCGCGCATGTCGCTGCTACCCACAAGGCTGCTGGTGGGCATCGCATCGCGATCTGTCACTTCATTACTGACGTCAGGCTTGGGCAGCAGTACACCATAGGTGTCGTACTTGATGGCACGGTAGTCCGCTAACCCAGGATTACCGTCATAACGGTAGCCGTCGTCCAGAATCAACCAGCGGCTGCCGTCCGGGCGCACTTCCTGGCGCCCTTTTGCAGCGACCAGAATCGAAATGCTGCGGTCCTTGGCATCTTGGCTGAGGTTCTTTTGACTGATAAACACCCCCCCCAAATGAGAACGGTCATTCGTCAGTTCTTCGGTGTAAGTCACTCGAGAACCATCGTTCAAGGCCTGAAAACGACCCGGTTCCAGGGTATCGAACTCGGTCAGGGCACTTTGCTTGTTAAGCAGCAGCTGAAACTGAGTCGCGCCCTGTGGCGCAAGGCTCAGGCTCAACCAGGCAACGATCAGCGCCACAATAGTGGCCGGGAACAGGGTAATGGCCAGCAAACGCTGTTGACTCATGCCCGTGGCCGACAACACCGTCATCTCGCTTTCGAGGTACATGCGTCCGTACGACAGCAGAATGCCCAGAAACAGCCCCAAAGGCAGGATCAACTGCATAAAGCCCGGCAGACGAAAGCCCATGATGATGAACAATGAGCTTGGATCCAGAGCGCCAGAGGCAGCCTGAGCCAGATATTTGATGAAACGACCGCTCATGATGATGACCAGCAGCACAGCGCTGACAGCGCTCAATGTAAGCAGGACTTCGCGGGATAGATAACGGAAGACGATCAAACCAGACACTCCAGGGGTCGTCAGGCTAAGGCGGCCAAACAAACGGCATAACGAGTCGGCACACGCTCATACAGATGAGCCTAGCCGTTTAAAAAGATGGCGCATTATCCTGTGAATGACCGCGCCTGTCACTGCGCATGCAAACCCAAGGCTTTAAAGCGCTGATCGAGGGTTGTCAGGCTCGGCCGACGAGGTTCAAACTGCCCGCCTTGGCGCCCGCCTGAATCCCAGGTGAAGCGCTTCATCTTTCAAGCAAGCAAACAGCACCGTTTGTGCGCACGTTGACCATTTGATTCAGGGACCCGGACATGGAACTGGTTGTAAAAAGCGTCAGCCCAGAAACGTTGAAAACGGCCACTCTCGTGGTTGCAAT
This window encodes:
- the lptF gene encoding LPS export ABC transporter permease LptF, whose product is MIVFRYLSREVLLTLSAVSAVLLVIIMSGRFIKYLAQAASGALDPSSLFIIMGFRLPGFMQLILPLGLFLGILLSYGRMYLESEMTVLSATGMSQQRLLAITLFPATIVALIVAWLSLSLAPQGATQFQLLLNKQSALTEFDTLEPGRFQALNDGSRVTYTEELTNDRSHLGGVFISQKNLSQDAKDRSISILVAAKGRQEVRPDGSRWLILDDGYRYDGNPGLADYRAIKYDTYGVLLPKPDVSNEVTDRDAMPTSSLVGSSDMRAIAELQWRISMPLLVFIVTLIAVPLSRVNPRQGRFLKLLPAILLYLGYVTALILVRGALEKGNISPTLGLWWVHGLFLIIGLLLFYWEPLRLKLASRRSVKELAHG